A part of Bacillus rossius redtenbacheri isolate Brsri chromosome 1, Brsri_v3, whole genome shotgun sequence genomic DNA contains:
- the LOC134528075 gene encoding uncharacterized protein LOC134528075 isoform X11, which produces MLGREHDRHRYRPRSRSRSWSSRRSHHRRHDYHSDHSYYEVVPYSPSNRMDRYYDSHDDDDYDKDDDESEEELIPLPEELTRKFGKLTCELCLCRLYSVRQANMHYKGKQHEKKVMRYLEDWSSCNDKKIPDCWLKLVCKRK; this is translated from the exons ATGCTGGGGCGTGAACACGATCGCCACAGATATAGGCCTAGGTCTCGATCTCGGTCTTGGTCTTCACGGAGATCCCATCATCGAA ggcATGATTATCACAGTGATCATTCATACTATGAAGTAGTGCCGTATTCACCATCAAACAGGATGGATAGATACTATG attcacACGATGATGATGACTATGACAAAGATGACGATGAGTCCGAGGAAGAACTCATCCCTCTCCCAGAAGAATTAACACGCAAGTTCGGCAAGCTGACATGCGAGCTGTGTCTTTGTAGG CTGTATTCGGTGAGGCAGGCCAACATGCACTACAAGGGCAAGCAGCACGAGAAGAAGGTGATGCGCTACCTCGAGGACTGGAGCAGCTGCAACGACAAGAAGATCCCGGACTGTTGGTTGAAGCTGGTGTGCAAGCGGAAG